The nucleotide sequence GCTTTTTGTGTTTGGAGCTTGCTGCAAATTATTGTTGCCCGATAGCAGTTTGTTCGGTGTCCATTTTTAATGCGTGCCAAACACGCCATCGCGGATCTTCATTAGGTCTGGATCATTGAGTTACTGTGGCATATAACTGAGTTGAGGAATGGTTGCTTAAATTTCCTTATTGCCGAAGAAAGCCATCGGAAttataagaaaaaaacatggagaAGCACAAAccaactttttctttttataaaataGGACCAAAAGATTAAAGACAAAACCTTTTAGGAATTTCAGTGAAAGGCTCTTTGCGCACTTAACAAGATCATCTCTGGGTAATAAAGGCTAGCAAGTACATCGGATAATAATCTACTGGCACCGTGACGCCTCCGTTTGTCCAGGCCACTGTAGCTTTAAAGATGGATTCATTAGCGTGCCAATATTAATGGTAAACGACCGTGTGGTTGCTGAAACCCGTTCAGCTCAATGATGGCTGCATCATTTCTCACTCGTTAGTTTACGCCTTTATGGTCTCTCGTGTGCACGACTAGCTGAGGCAGCAAGTCGCCCGGCAGTAGGCCATAAATCTGATTCTTATGGCTTGCAGAGAGCTTCATGTCACATTACATAATCATGGAAAGAAAAAATACTGTCTAACAGAAGCACTTCCAGTAGTGACAGCTCTGATCAGCGGATTGGCTCAGGCATTTTTTAAACGCACCGAGCATGCACTGAATCCCCGCTGCGACAGCAAGCTGCGGTTCGCGTGTCGGCCGGGCATCAGGCCGAGGATCGCTCGCCGAATCTGGTTTATGTTTCAGGATGATGCCCGCCAACTGTTTGCGCTgtcggcagcagcagaggagcagggCACCCTGCCAGAGGACCTGTCCAGCCTCATCCAGCGGCTGTGGGCCGACGGCGGCGTTCAGGGCTGCTTCACACGGGCTAGAGAGTACCAGCTCAACGACTCTGCCGCCTAGTGAGTACCTGGTACCTGGACAAACACACGACACCCCAGAGGATCCGGATttcaagaaaaaataaaagcatagaAAACTTGATGAATTTAGAAGCCACAGTAAATGTCTTTGCCTTCCAGGGCTCGTTGTGAAGAACAGCACCCTCTCACTTCCTAAATACCTCGTTTAAGCTCAACTCTGAGTTCATACTTTGTTTTGTCGTGCTGCTCCAGTGTTTACGTTGTGAAAGCAGGAGGTGAGAGAGGTGTCGCTCTCCCTGAGGTCCAAGATGTGAACATTTGCATCCTTTGAAGGCTACTTGGACACGACGTTCTCTGTCTGAAGCGCTTTCCGCTCCGCTCCGTCAGTGACCTTCCTTCACACCGTAACCGCTGACGACCTGCTTCCTCTGTGGACGCTGCAGGGCTATGCTGTTAATCGGACACAATGTTGTTTCCCGTCAGCTACCTGAACGACCTGGAGAGAATAGCCAAGCCCGATTACATCCCCACACAGCAAGATGTGCTGCGGACCCGAGTGAAGACCACTGGCATTGTGGAGACACACTTCACCTTCAAGGACCTGCACTTTaagtaagaccccccccccccccccaactcattTTTAGACGACTCCAACAACAGTGAAACATTTGGTCTAAACTTTGAAGTACAAGTGGACCAGACGGTCATAAAAAGTTATCTGTTTTCTGTGGTTTCATTATAACGACTGTCCCTTTGAGACGGCAGACTGTGAAGAATGAATCCATGCGCATTTGAGTCATGCGCTTCTGGTCGCGCTAAAAGTCTTTATCCTGTTTACCACGTATCTGtccaaaaggaaaacatttgctTTTCCCGTTTGGGAAGCTGCTGTCTGGTTTCAGCTACTGAGCTGAAGATGTCTCGTCTGACTGGATGCTGTttcagaggaaaaaacaaaagaaacggAGCAACAGATTTCCAGTTATTCAGGAGATTTCTTCCCGGTTTCTATCGGTTAAGCGTAATTGACTTGTTAGACTTTGATGGTTAATAAGTGGAATTTTAAGCAGGATTTCATTGAATGTAATCTCCTTTGTGCTGCGAGTGCCCTTTAAGCTGTGATAATGAAGCGTCAAGATTTGTCATTTCTGTCaaaccacaaaaacacattaCGCTTATTTATCAATGGAAATATTAGACGCAACTGAAGCGCGGAGTTTGTCCGCATTATTCAGGCAGCGATGACGAACAAGCGCTTTTGCTTCAGCGCTTGCTCTGTCTGTGGAACGTTTGCGTCTTTATTTCCTCTCGTAAGACTTGAATCAAATTTAACTGTCACACCCGCAGCTGTGGAATATTCTGATTGTAAGCAGGAGCTGCAGATAAGTTGAGCTTCAGCGATGAAGTATATCACTGTGAGAATGATCTCCCCCCTGTAGCCGTACTGACAATTtggggtgtccagctctgatgTGGGAAACAGAATTGCACAACAGTCGTAGTCCTAAAGAACCAATCAGAACTCACTGTGAACTCTTAGCTCTGGTTTTCAGTCCACGTCTTTCACGTCTCTCTGCTTCTGGAAGGACTTTCCTTTGGGTGATGGTGATAATCGGTGCTCGTTGAGAACTTCAGCCGTCACTATAGCGactaaccggggggggggggggggggcagaacctGCAATTTGGATGAGAAGAGGGGCCAGAGCTACGTCTTTGTGTGCCCATATTGGGCTGATGCTACCCTGACCTCAGAAATGGTCCTCCTAGAGGGGGGGCTGGTTAGCGTGCTGAAGCCAGCGTTACCTTCGACTGATGATTTCCCCACACAGCTCGTTCAAGGCGGCCCGTTACTAGAGGGCCTGATGAATGTCAGCGAAATGCCACCGCCTGATCAGTGAGCCCTGGCGGAGATAAAGGGGCTGCAATGCCGTCGCCGGATAGAGAGCGAGCTGCCACATTCCCACAGGCAGGCCCCCCCCGAAGCGGCTCGGCCGGCGTGGAAGCTGTTTCTCATGCGCTCACTCCCATTTAAATAAACGCCATGTTCAAACTGCTTCGCCTCCACAGGATGTTTGATGTCGGAGGCCAGCGGTCCGAGAGGAAGAAGTGGATCCACTGCTTCGAGGGAGTCACGGCCATCATCTTTTGTGTTGCCATGAGTGCGTATGACCTGGTCctggctgaggatgaggagatggtAAATTACACTTGTTTACAGTATTGCTCTGCCTTCATTTTGCCATGTAGGTATTTCCTGcgtggagggagaggaggaggttcaACTTTTAATGATTAAATCTAACATTTGTGCTCATCCCACACAGAACCGAATGCATGAGAGCATGAAGCTGTTTGACTCCATTTGCAATAACAAGTGGTTCACAGAGACgtccatcatcctcttcctcaacaaGAAGGACCTGTTTGAGGAGAAGATCGCCCACAGCCCTCTGACCATCTGCTTCCCCGAGTACACTGGTACAGTGCAAACGCCTCAAAGCAGAGACAGAGTATTTCTGTTTATTAGAATACGAGATGATATAGTTTAAAGGTAGAAATTGCATAACTCTGactcattgtttgtttttgtttttttgtatttagctTTTCTCGTtggtttagaaaaaaaaagctgaacttggtggatttatttttattccttgaATTTTTGACAGCCACCTTAAAAAAATCTGCCCCAAAGTAGTCCTTAAAAATCAGGGAAGTTCTGTACAGCTGTGATGGATCCAGCTGTTTTCAGGTTAACCGCTGGTAGACTGAAGGTTACCGTGACCTTCAAGTCACAGAGCTGCGCACAAAAAAATGTTGACTCAATCATCTgaagattattttaaataaatatttttttaaatattaacagcAAAATATAAGTAACATCTTTATGACAAGCATGACTAATAATTCGAGCGTTGACGTTTTGATTGGGCTGCGCAAATCGTGCAAGGCAAGCGATATGCACTCGTGTACCACCTGGATGAGTTGGCATCTCGCCAAGGCCACGACAATCTTTGGATATTCAGCAACAGTAAAAGCTCTGACCAATTTCATGAACTGTCTGTTCACAGGCCCGAACAAATACGAGGAGGCCCAGGCTTACATTCAGACCAAATTTGAGGATCTGAACAAGAAAAAGGACACCAAGGAAATCTACTCCCACTTCACCTGCGCCACCGACACCAAGAACGTGCAGTTTGTGTTCGACGCCGTCACCGACGTCATCATCAAGAACAACCTGAAGGACTGCGGCCTCTTCTGAAAATGTCCGAGGGGAAGATTCAAGGTGAGTTCAGAGAAAGCTGCTCCGTTATTCTGTTTCAGCCACGAAGTGAAGCCTTGAAattcctgaatgtgtgtgttttgtgctcCATTAGATAACTTGAACAGTTCTGGTGACCACAAAGAGAGGGGAATATTCACACACCGTGAACGACTGCACTGGCCAACCACCATTTCTGCTTTGATCTGCTTTTTATAAAGACACCTAAGAGACGAGCCTTGTGGGGATTCCATCGATTGCTGATCTGGTAACACGTATTAACTCTTTGGGCTATGACCACAAAAATCAACCtttttattcttgtgtttttgttcttttctttttcattaatTTTCAATTAATAGAGGAGtcaaaggaaaacatttttatataaatgcattcattttactTTTAGAAGTTCTGATGTGCAAATTATTCCACTTTTAATCACACGAAGCTTATTTTTTAAGAGATGAAGCACAAGGACAATATAAAATGATCGATAAAggaaagtgcttttttttgttgtttacatgagTTCATCATTCATAGTCGACCCGTATATTGTTCTGCATGTCTCGACATGACAAATACTAGCTCTGTAATCTGCACACATTATCTAACATTcctacaaaatgaaaacaaatcttaacACTTTTTATCTGTATACCTAACATTCTCTCCTTGTAGTACCTTTTCCATGTCTGTTGCAGTATTTTTGTGCCTTCACTTCGGTTTACACCGATTGGTAGATTTGCCTTCAGTAATGTTTGACCTACTGTGCGCCTTTATTTTGCTTCCATGTTCCCGCCTAGCGCCTATGAATATATATAGTGGTTATTAATGAGAGACAAAAATCTAATTCATAAAAAACGCTTAGTGTTTTTggtaaatattaaaatgctttaaaagtCCTAtatgatttaatttaaataaaagtagaGATCACCTGACTCCTGcatgttgtttttcctcttcatttcaATACAAGTTGAACTTTGTCCTTTACTCATGGAGGCTCGAAAAGGTTCCGAGTTATCGACTCTTCGATCAGGATGGAAGAATCGAACTGTGAAAAGTTGCTGTGGTTCGGTTTTTATGGGTCGGCTGGTCAGAGGGAGCTGCAGGGAAACTCTTCTCATCTAAAGCAATCGGTTCAGGGAAATGCAACTAAATCTTTAAGAAGCTCAAGCTGCAAAACTTAAGActatatttaattacatttttcatgacAATCGATGATTTTCAGACTTACTTTTTAACATGTCAAGGtttacagcagaaaaaaaaattctgcttGGAAGTTTGTATTACTTCTGTCCTGCATCGGGCAGCCTGACCCATGCGTCCTGCCGCAGGATTATTTAAATGCTCATGCCGCCATCTAGTGGATATTTAAGAGCATGGCATACAATATTTATCATGAGCATGGTCTTTTAAAAGCCCACTAAATTAAACTTAGTCAATCATTTCAATATTTCCTTTGGCTATGCTTGACTTGTCTCAAGGTTATTCATAAATACGAACTTTGAACGCCATGACAATGACGACACTAAAGGGATCCAGTTACCAGCAGATTCTCAAAGGTGAGCCACCCACACCATAACCAGCCATCGTGTAACACACATTCAGAAGCCACTTATCCGTCGGCTGCTCCTCTGAACCCGGTTCTGTCAGGCCCAGGTTACTGCAGACCTTTCAGGCTCTCAGTGGGCCTCAACTCCAAACAATAAGAAGTCATCTGAGACATTATGGACTCATTAAAGGTCGGATGAAGGCCAAAATGCCAAACGGATAAAGGTTGTGAAGCGGCAGGATGTTTAATCCCGTTAAATATTGCGCTGTGATGATCTAGATGTCCGCTTGTGGCAGATGTCCTTTATGACGGCCTCAGAACCACAGTGAAGTAGATTTGTGTTTCTAGACTTAAATCATTGGAGGAAAACCTGACAAAATGAAAACCGTGATCACTGATGCCGTTTGAAACCAAGAGAGCACGGCCTGCAACTCTTACAACGATCAGCAACAATCAATAGACCTGGAGCAACATAGAAGGAAAGGACAAGGGTGCTGTACTGAATAAAAGTAGTGGGAAATGCCTTTGGATTTGGCTGAATCCAGTTTCCTAAACTCTTCAGCAGAACTTTCTCTAGAGGGCACTGCAGATCTGCGTCAGTCCAGAGCTACGGATCACTCAACCCCACGGGAATTACATTCTAGTTGGTGCAGCTTGCAGTAAAATGCATGCTCTTGTAAGCTCGGTTGAATCTTCCTGGATCCGTGTGGCTGGACTCAAACGAGTCGGTGATGTGGAGACATGCTTGGTGCTTCGGCCTTTGTGTCCTCGGCCTTGGTGACCTCCGGTATTGTATGCACGACTCCAAGACGGAGACAAAACAGCATGATTCTGAACAACTATTCATCGCCTCCTTTAACGTGAATGTTGCATCGAGCACCATCTCTCATGCTAATTATAACCATTAGACATTCAGGACAGCATAGCTGCTCGGAATAAAAGCAATCCTGTGCTGAATATTCAAAATCACATTTCCATTATCATCCCTGTGTAATTGCCCAATGCATAATACACTGTATGGGCTGGTGGCTGAATCTGAATGGAGCTGTTTTTAGAAGCAGCATTGGTTTAAGTGGAAGCCTAGAGACCTCGGTCAGCTGCAGAGTGTGATTTACCATTTTTGTATTCTattgtttgcttgtgttttgcCCTTGCAGCAATTTTATATGCATCTCCAGCGTAAGCCACAGTATCAAATGGAGAGGCTAGAAGGCTTTTTTCTCTGTAAAGATCTTAAATTCTTCCCCAGAAACGAACATTTAGACCAGATCAGAGCAAGGAATTACCTAAAACCAGGCCTGGAAGATTCACACGGTCCTCATCTTAAAGATTGCTGTTTGCCTCATGAACTGTACCAGTGTAGGGAAAATAACCTTCATGCTGCCGGAGACACAAATCTGTGCTTTAACAGCAGGCCATTATACctggatgaccccccccccccaagatccaGTCTCTTTGCATAAGCATCCATTCACAGATTGATGTAAATGAGTCGGGGCCATCGGCTCCGTTAGGCtgcaaattaaaacatttacacTTTCCTCTCTGCACTATTCAGATTTGTAATGAGCGAAAAAACTACTATGGGAGTTacaagcagttttttttttaaggagcaatgtttccttttttaattgaGAAATTTGCTTGAATGTGACTTTAAAACAGTTGTCGAAGGGAAAATGCACATCAATGTCTAATAATTGAGAtgattattaataaaatactttttcaaaCAGATGAATAATAATACTACACTAAAACCAGGTAAAACATCTCCAAATGAGGACTTTGACTTTTATTGGCAAATGGATTTAACGTCAAGGTGACATTAAAAGAAGAACCCAATCAATTCTATCGAACCTTACAGCGATATTTGATCACTGTCTGACTCTGGATTCTTCCGAGTCCGCGTTCGGCTGTTGCGGTAGGTGTGTTCATAAACGTGTGTGCGAGATTCcctgcgctctgattggctcgttcAGGTTCGCATCGTGCGTAACTGGCCGCGGAGCGCAGAGccataaaaaagaaacagagagCGCGCAGGGCCGAAGACTCACTCGACACATCTGCCTCTGCGCGCACGGAGCCGAGTCGGGACTGGATCCATACTGGTCGCCAGTATCCAAGAGCTGGGCGCGTTGGGTGAGAGCCGGTCTGCTGTGGACGGAGAGACGCCCGTTGAGAGGTGAGACTTTATCCGCGTCACCTGGACCGTAACGCGCTTCTTTGATTTGGACCTGATTGATTAACTATTGACGCTCCGTCCTTTTCCTCGCAGGCTGCGCGGGttccagaggagaggaaaacgcGATGGTGAGTCCAGTTTCATCTCGTTGCACCTTTAGAAGCGCCTCGTTTCAGAATGCTTCGCGGCTTGTTTCAGGGTGAAAAGATGATGTGTTCTCCGACGTGGAGGAAACGTCGTTGGACGCGCTCTTACGCGTCCGCCGCGCGCCGCGCGTTTCAAGCAAATGAACTGCGGTTAAATTCACCGCAACACAAGTTTCTCTTTGAAAGGGACTTTAATTTTCATCGtgataaaacattatttttttttattttttttagagagatCATTGTTCTTTGCTTTGTTCTCGTGTTCTTGCAACATCTCACAGTTATGATGGAAGCCAAATGGCTGCAGCGGTTCTTGTAGCTGCATCAGATGGTTTATGCCCAGTCAGCAGAGAGCGGTTCACTTTGCTGACCTTGTTGGAGGAGAGAAGTTTGTTGGCTTGACCTCTCGGGTCACATGAAGCCGAACCCTCAgtccttttttatttagttttttatgGCCCGAGTTGCACAACAGTGTAGATGA is from Brachionichthys hirsutus isolate HB-005 chromosome 8, CSIRO-AGI_Bhir_v1, whole genome shotgun sequence and encodes:
- the LOC137898596 gene encoding guanine nucleotide-binding protein G(i) subunit alpha-2-like is translated as MGCTVSQEDKAASERSKMIDKNLREDGEKAAREVKLLLLGAGESGKSTIVKQMKIIHEDGYSEDECKQYRAVVYSNTIQSIMAIIKAMANLKINYEESTRADDARQLFALSAAAEEQGTLPEDLSSLIQRLWADGGVQGCFTRAREYQLNDSAAYYLNDLERIAKPDYIPTQQDVLRTRVKTTGIVETHFTFKDLHFKMFDVGGQRSERKKWIHCFEGVTAIIFCVAMSAYDLVLAEDEEMNRMHESMKLFDSICNNKWFTETSIILFLNKKDLFEEKIAHSPLTICFPEYTGPNKYEEAQAYIQTKFEDLNKKKDTKEIYSHFTCATDTKNVQFVFDAVTDVIIKNNLKDCGLF